The genomic stretch CTCTGTTTCTTTAGTTTTGTGAGTTTGGGTATCAGGAATGAGTTCATTTGTACTGGACGTGAATTTTGTTTGTGGATAATCTGAAACGAGTAGGGTGCATAATCAGGgattattttgattttgtttgCCATCGTGgagattttttttgggttaggcTTATTGGAATGAACATCTAGATTATCTTTTTGATTGCGGTGCAATTTGGTAGCACACACTTCGTTTTATGTTTTCTTTCTTATCTTTTTAATATAGTGGGATGATTTCAGGTATGCAGGGTTCAGGTTGTATGTTTGTGTATTCTGCAAAATTGTTAAACTAAGCATGCCCTTTCTTCCCCAGAATTGCTTTTGATAGTGGCGCTTGGCCTACTTTAATGTGGTCTTGCTTATAGGTTAGAATTTCAATTCCTTTCTGCTATTTGCTTTCAAATCTTAATCTTAGATTGTTATGTGCAGTGGGCTATTGCTCCTACTATGGGAAGAAATTTGACCCAGAGCCAGGTAGGTGCAGGAGGACAGATGGGAAGAAATGGAGGTGTTCTAAAGATGCTTATCCGGACTCCAAGTATTGTGAGCGGCACATGCATCGAGGCCGCAACCGTTCAAGAAAGCCTGTGGAATCTCATTCTGCTTCGCAGTCCTTGTCAACTGCGATGCCACACATGGCTGctggcagcagcagcagcagtggAATCTTCCAAAATAGTGGAACTGGAAGCTTCCACAATATGCCCTTGTATTCTGTTGCTAACTCGGAGGGTCTGTATTCCGGAAGCAATGTAACAAAGTTTCAGCTTGAGCCTGTGTCATATGGGGGTGATAATAAAGAATATAGGTAACTTGGTGATGCATTGCTTTGTACTCATGATAGTCTTTATTATATAGGTTACTCCATTCTTTTGGTATGTTAATCTCTGGAAATGGCAGTAATCATTGCTTTCTGAACCTATGAGGATCTTTGTTTGCTGAAATGCAACTTATTATTGTGCTGTGTTTTGCTGTCAATATAAATAATATACAAATGTATACGTCAATATGGGGTGATTCTTCTGGGTTGAGATGGAGAGGAGACGCAGGATAATTGAACTTGGTAATCTCTTTAATTGCTCTGGATTGTTTTGTTGTCCCATCTCACATGTTGCTTAGATAGTTTTCTCTTAGAACTATTGAAGCTAGCCTTTGAGATGGGCTGAGAAAGATGATAAATTTTATTTCAAGATACATATCCTTAACCTAACTGCATAACTTCACCACAGTATTACATTTCATCCTGTCACTAAGCTGCAAGATCCTAAACTTCAGCAGAGTACCGCATTTCATCGTATGACTGAGCTGCAAGATCCAAGTATATCAAAATCTGTAATTGGATATCAACTTATCGTCTTAACAGGAAAAAATTTTAAGTGTTGTTTTTCGTTAGTTTGGTCTAATTATTGTAAGATATGTATAACTTAAAATGCAGGAAAGGAGAAGAATAAGGAAATGGAAAGGAGAAGAGTGGCTTATATTGATGCATTCAATGCATTTGGCTCCATCACCAAAAGAAATTTTGCTACTCTTTTGGCGGAGCATATTGTTTTCTGGTATTTAACTGAAAGAACAAAGGAGACAGTTTTGTATTGTTGGGCAACATCTCATTTAGACATTTGCATGCATCTTTTAGTTATGCTTGTGATTGGTAAACTTGATTAAAAAAGCCTGCTAGGTGCACTGATCCTTGAATGACTTGAGTGGATTACATTTTTCCTTTGCTAGGGCTacgttttaattttttttattattattttattattattattataatttttttatggtTCAAATTCGATATATAGACGATTTTGGTAAAAAGTGAAGCTCCCGATTTTGGCTGTACATCATGCGCTTGAACTTTATAGTCCATGCAACAACATTTGGTGGAAAAAATAATTCGGTGGGATTGATGTCTCATTAGGTTGCTTGATCAAAGTGCTACTTTTACAGAGATGTTTTTGTTCCTTGTATCAGTTAGGAGTACAACAAGGGACGCAGGAATCAGTTAGAAGTACAGCAAGGGAGGTACTTGAATATGATAATAAATACTCCCAATAGCACGCCTATGCTAGAAAGGTTTACTAGTGATAGATTTGAGAGGAATTGATTTGGGGACAGTTCCCTTGAATGCTTTGGAAGGATGGATGGGTACTTTTGGTAAATTTATCTCGGGTCTTTATGCAGAATTGACTTAAAACTGTTTAATTCTTTTTGTTGGTCCTGTCTCTTGCAACTGAATTGAGTTGAGCAAACTTTTGTCTGAAGTAGGATGAATGACTAGAGAGATGTTCCGTTGCAGGTATATCCATGGACTGACTCCTGATGCAGATCAGCATAATTTCTCTCCAGAAGCTTCCGGAAGTGTGGGAAGTCTTGGAGTAGGATCTGATGTAGGTAATACTTGGCGTCTACTTCCATCCCAAGTTCCATCGAGCCCCATGCTGAAATCTAAAAGTGATGCACATACACTGGGTCACTCCTCCGATCTGCATATTGCTCATGCTTTTGATCCCATGATGGATGCTAGACTGTCGAAACAGCGGCAGCAACATTGCTTCTTTGGCAGTGAGATTGGTTCCCCTGGGCCAGGAAAGCAGGAGCCGCATTCTATGCGTCCTTTCTTCGATGAGTGGCCTACGACTAAAGAATCGTGGTCCAATCTCGATGATGCTGGATCAAACAAGAATACATTTTCTACAACCCAACTATCTATATCCATTCCAATGGCTCACGCTGAATTTTCTTCAAAGAATTCTCGTTCCCCAGATGGTGAGGAATTCTCTTCTTGGACAAAACATGACCTGCCACGTCTATGATTCCTTACTAAAGTCTTGTATCGTTCTGATCATGCAAATTCTTAGAACTCCCTTTATTTGTGTTGCTCGCAGATGCTTGAGGAAGCTGTCTCTCAGAATAACTCCAGTCaactgatgatgatgatgatgtttTTTGTGTACTATTTACTTGGTTTAAGGTTCAACACCTTTGTCTTGCGTTGACTTCATGTCATCCTTTTGGTTGGCTACCGACATTCTCTGAAAAGGAAAGTAGGTTTGTTGTAAAATGAAATACATGCAAATTTTCGATCCAGAATAAAAGCATTTTATGGCAGTTTTTTCCCAGAATGTGTTTCATTCCTTCAGTTTCTGTTTTGCTGGTTATTTGCCAAAATTATTAGCAAAAAGCCAAACGTGTTGGCACTGATCTTGAAATGTCAGGTCCAGTCTTGAGCAGCAAATCATAACATGCAACTGCTAAATTTGATTAGTACAGTGTTTCTTGATGTAccgttcattttattttttctagtTTCAGTGAAATTCTTTCCCAGCTACTAGCATTCAGTACTTGCATTTTTTCACTTCTTTATCTTCTTCAAAGATACTGAAGATTACCAAACCAATGGTCTTCCAACATAAGGGTGGAGTACACAAGGCTACGGTACCAAGAAAAGAAGGGGGATATGGATGGAGATGGAAGAAGCCGgggagagagaggaaaaaacgaaaaaaagatAAACATTACAAGTAAATAGTCACTTAAAAAACAAGCATGAACTATTCATCATGCGACTAGAAGGAAAGTTGCAtatcccaatttttttttatttttctcctgATGTACCAAGGTGTTTCGTTTATATAGTTGCCTCCCAACAATACCCTCTACTTCTTTAAAAAATTCCTGTCTTTTTCATGAACCTAACGAGCAGTAGTAGATAACTAGTGCAGCAGACTGATAGAGTTCTTTTTGATATTCAGGAGACAATAGTCACTCAAATTATACAACTAGTATGATGTTTTGTGATAGAACCGTAACTGTGAAGAATGTACTAATAAATAATAGATAAATTTCATCGATCCTGCATTGAGCCCTTCTTGTAAATTAGAGACTCATGGGACAAGAAATGGAGCCCTCGTGTCTCTGTGTCATAAGTTCACAAGTGCACTTTTAGACTTGTCGTGAAATAAGTACTGAAAGTGTTATGAAAGATCAAAAATGAAAACTGCCAAGAAGTGTGCTTGGATGAAAACGTCTAATCTGCAATGACAATGATACAAAACATACCACACTCTTTGGGGTCTCTGTCATTCTTTTGAACCTGCAAGTTTAGGATTGATTTTCAATATTCTGAATCTGTTAACAGAAAATAAACATCTGAATAGCTGTAGTGAATGAGCAGTTTGCCATGTAAGAGTATTTGCATGACATTGCTGGAGCATGTCCAGAATTAGCATTTTAGTAGTTTACCACATGCTGGAAAATAGAATGGCCTTCGAATACCTATAGCTTGAGCGCCTTTGTCTCGTGTCTGGTGAGTGCAGGGTGGAGCTACAGTTGGGGCGATTGCCCCACTGACCCCATTGGAGTATCTTAATATGGTaacatatataaaattttctGAAGGTTTATGTCTAATTGTCCCCGCTGCCTACTCATCCAGTCAGGCTACAGAGACTTTCAAGTATATCAGTGGGAGGAAGGATCATTCGGAACCAAAGAAGTCTACTCACGTCCCAGTGAACCATGATCTTCTTTTGTCTCATGGTATAAACACGTTATGGAAGGGAGGGTCATTTACTCAAGTATTGCCTTTTTATTGgaaattttaggaaaaaaaaagtttgtggGTTTTAGTAGTGTTTCAAAATTATAGAAGTCGGTGGTTTAATAGTCATCACATTACTAGCAAAAGTTGCTTGACTAGAGTTATTCAGCATATCATTCATTCTTAAGCTTATATGCCATGCCAAAAAAGGGGACAGGGGGAAGAGATACAACATGTATAATCGTAGAAAATcttgaataaaaatgaaaagaaagaggaTTGTAGAAATTTAGTTAAAACCAGAAGCAACAGATAATGATCCCTTTAGTCAAAATAGAAGTGCATGTTATAAAACCAATTTACTAAGGTTCAAGTGAAAAGTTGATTTTCTAGTTAGTGAATATAACTGTAACATACACAGTCATCACAGGTTATACAAAAACTCAAGTTGACAAGAACAACACACCTTTGTGCGGAGGAAAGAAGTGACTCCTGATTCTTTGTAGCTCGTTCATCATAGGTGTTGAGCTGGAAAAAATTGCGTTTTTCACGTTAGAAATGTCCAACATGTTCTCTAAAGGATTTCTGATTCCAAACCCTGGCAACATTTGACTTCCTTTCTGTTGCAATCCAGGGATAGTTCCTCTTAAGTTAGACCAACCATCCCCTGCAACATTTTTCATGCTACGTACACTATTTGATTCAGCAATCCCCAAAGCACCAGTTCTAGCGGCCACCAAAGCTACAGAAACAAATAATCAGATGGTAACTATGGCATTCAACAAGTCTGAAGTCCGTTATCATAAACAACAATTAAGCATCATTTTCTCACAACCCAACAGAGAAGAATGACATCTAACCATAGAGCATCAGCTTAGAAATGTCCAGTTGTATTATACCAATCAATTTAAATAGTAATACAAATACATAAAATATATATAGAGTGCTGATACAATTTACCATGGAGAAGCATCAGGAACCATTATAGGGTTACAAGTGCTCTCTCATACTCATAGTATCGAGGATCTATTTTCATCTGCTTCAGCTCTTTCCAAACATACTGTTGTAACTGCCATTCATAAAATTGAAGACGCTCTTTCAATTTTCATAGTATTCAAGAGCACGAAAGATGATTTGGGAAACAACTTTCTAGCAGCTTTACAGAATTTGTTTTTCCACCGTAAATTAAGCTAAATGCAGCGCTGAGTTGCAAAAGAAAACACGTTAAACAGCTTCTAACTATCCAAAAAGCATCAATCAATTGTTCCAAGCATATCCGCAAAGACTTTAGCAGAACATAAACCTAATGCATTCCCACAAGGGACAGTAGTGCACTGCACCAGTGATACATATAAATGACTTTCATCAAAAAAATCGATTAAGGTACCGTTGTAAGGAAGTGTGTAGACATAATTAGCCGGAAGACCAATGCCGATACCGGCAAGAGTAATCCCAACACAAAATCCAGCACCACAACCAGCGCCAACATAACCGATCACCTCAGGACCAAAACCAGGCCCCCATCCAACACCACAACCAATACCTAATCCCATGCCCCAAAAGGCTCCTAATGTTGGATGCACTGGATTCCACCGCTGATATCTTCTAAACAACCCCTTGATGATCATTTCCGCCTGCAATCACAACTTTATCAAGAACCACCAAGAAAAAATACTGTAAAaaagattcttttttttcttcaagaaaaaacagaaaactcTCAGAAATAAGTGCAATATCACATTACCTTAAACAACAACCCAATGCAAAAAGACGAGAAAATATAGactagttaaaaaaaaaaacaaatttttgaatTGGGATTTTAACTGCTTTTTCACTGAACCCACAAttaaaatcttttctttttcactttctCCTTCTTTTCACCTTATTTAAAGATGTGGGTTTGCATCACATTTTGCAGATtaaggaaaaaattttgacattGCAGAATCTCCAAATTCAATCAAATAGTGTTCAAGTATTTGCTTTTAGCTCAACTTGAATTAAAGAAGCATAAAATGCAGGAAATTTACAGCATTAGTGGAACtgagaaaacaaaaattgaacaAAGAATGGAAAATATTTGCATAAATTGAAATTTACCGCTAAAGAGTGGGGACCGAAGAAGTTGGAGAAGCGCCAGGAGCCAGTAGCTGTTGGAAGTTGGGACTTGGGGAGAAGTTTTGAAATTGATAAAATAATCTGGGATAAATTAGGAGAGGAACCGGGGCGCAGCTTGAGGCGGCCTTTAGCTTCATCTGTGATGGATAGTGTTGGACCCACttcaaaattccaacaaaataCTTTAATCGAAAAATTGGAagataaatgaaaaaaagaaaagtaaaaaaaaaatggacgAGGGAGAGAAATAAATGtgttttttttctaattttttttttaagtagatGAAGGGTAGGATTTAAGAAGCGAAAAGGGGGGAGGAATTAGAAATACGGTACTGTTGTTGATTTTTTTATAAATAGAATGATTCTATACTATGCATTCGTAATTAGATTATAGTTGTATTTGCTAATAATAAAATCTTTTTATTTAGTGAATCAATATTACTTCTGAACATGCGTCATTTATACCATTCATCATAGTCTCTTTCGAGTgtgaatttttatgattttatttgatttatataCTAATATTGTATACATTAGCACCCTTACATGCATAttgtatatataaaaaataaaatttaaatttacattGAAATTATGTGACATGCATCTAATGCAAtagtatataagattaattatttttatcttCACGTCTACTCATTTcgactttttttttatctaaatcATTttctagaaaaggaaaaattaaaaaagaaagttgtAAAAGTTGacatattttgattttttgccTATGATGCATCAATTTTAGAGGGGATGGAGATCCTTTTGAATTCCATAGTTGTTCGAGGAATGGTTCCCAAATGTCCCTCCCCGTTCAGGATTCCAATGGGTTGGTAAGCCTACTAAGGACCACGCCTTCAAGAGCCTAAGGTTAAAGGCGCTCAATGCAACATATGTAATGTAGTATACAAGCTAGTGTAACGCCGAGACCCTTGAAGGACCACGCCTTTTGCTCCAATCCAAATCCTTTGAACATGAAGCTGGGAATTACTCCCCCGGCTTCCTCAGAGCAATAAGAAAAAACAACCAATTTCTGAATTGGGTTCAGTAATTACTCTCAAATATGTTTTTCCAAACAGAATACTTGTCTGATTTCCCTTTCAAGCAGCCATTTGTTACAAAGAATGACATTGCTCTTGAATCATGCTTCAGATTGTACAAATGGAAGGAATGGCAACTAATCATCTTGGTTCTAATGAGGAAAAAGTTAGTCCATTAACTGAGACACTTTGAGCATTGCTTGAGGTTGAGTTGGCCTTGATCACATTTCTCCTTGCTGCAAAAGCAGGCTGTTTTGGTGGGGGAAGAGCTACAACTTCATTGCAAAGCATTGAGACAACATTGGACATGGTAGGCCGATCATTTGGATTTTCTTGCACGCAAAGAAGTCCTATGTTGATGCATCTTTGTACAGCAACAGCAGGAGGACAACCTAGTGATGGATCCAGTAATTCCAGTGCGCGATTTAGAATCCACAAGTCCCAAGCCTGTATTGATCAATAACAGTTTCCATAAGCATGTTTCAATTTTGATTTTCAGCTAGGATTGCGAGGATTCacaaagaaaagagaaacatttgttttttaaatttctttcttaCATGTCCGATAAGATTAAGGGCGTTGCTGTTATAAAAGCCAGTGTTCTTCTTGCCACTCACTATCTCAAGCACCAAAACACCAAAGCTAAACACATCGGATTTGATGGAGAAAATGCCGTCCAGTGCATACTCAGGGGCCATGTATCCGCTAAATTAGCCATAAACAGGAAATTAGTGAGTAAATCAAGAAGTCTAGCTTTCCATTctattatataaatacattaaaGGAGTTGGTAACTGGTGCAGTAATGAAGGTTTTCTTTATTACTTACTAAGTTCCAACAATTCTTTTAGTGTTTGCTTCTGAATTATTGCCACCAAATATCCTTGCCATGCCAAAATCTGATATTTTGGGGTTCATTTCACTGTCTAAAAGAATGTTACTAGCTTTGAGATCTCTGTGGATTATACGCAATCTGGAATACTGATGCAGATATAAGAGCCCTTGAGCAATCCCTTCAATGATGCAAATACGAGTCTCCCATTCTAGTGACACTTGTTTCTTGGGATCTGCAAGTAGTTGTCGATCATAAGGAATACCAGAATACAACGTATCAAATATAACAGATGGGGAAATCATTCTAGGAAGAACACTAACCAAACAGGGAAAAATCTAGACTTTTGTTGGGCATGTACTCATAGACTAGTATATTCTCATCATGCTCAATACAACAACCTAAAAGTCGGACAAGATTCCTGTGCTGCAGTTTCGCAATCAATAGAATCTCATTTCTGAATTCTTGAAGCCCTTGTCCTGATCTTGTTGAAAGCCTCTTTACTGCTATCTCTTGCCCCTTCAGAGTTTTGCCCTATTTCACAAGAGGAgatagggaaaaaaataaaaaagttgcaTACCACTGCTTAAAGTGTTATTCTGTGTGTAAGGTATATTGGAATGCCAAATATTTTCTGAACTTCACAATAGAAGCccttcaattcaagcatttgatcTTACCTTGTAGACTGGTCCAAATCCTCCCTCCCCGAGCTTATTGCCTGCTGAAAAATTGCTTGTGGCAGCAGAAACACTTGCATAGCTGAATAAAGGTAGATCAAAATCATTCTTACTTCCTTCCCTTGCATTGTTTACATTCTTCACTTGATTATCTATTGCATGGTTGCTGGAactaaaatcaaatgataaTAAATCCTGGCTGGAGTCTTTCTTCCCGTGACCTGTTTCCATGATAAAAGAAATATTTACTGTGTCTGCATTTGTTGACAGGTTCTGCAATCGCCAATTGCAACAGGTACTTACCATCATTTTCTGTGTATAATTGCTATTTTCTCCTAAACTAATAAGTAAATTAGCAAAAGATATTACTTTAACGAATtgatcttttttattttttaatctgTATCTGTAGTTTTGCCATTGAGTACTGTCCTAATATTAGCAGGTTTTCCACTTGAATTTTGAAGAAGAAAAGCATGCGATTGAAGAGTGTGATCTATAGTATGTTTACCTCTTCTCTTGATCTTCCTTGCTCCGAAAATCAGGAGTCCTCCTAAAGCAGGTCCAACCAATGACACCACCACTGCTACAATTACCATCAATCTCTTTTTATCACCTGGAATTTATCATAAAAGAGTTATCGTTCTATAatcaatccaaaaaaaaaaaaaaccccatcTTGTAAAGTACAAGTGTGACGAAATTTTCTGTATAAAATAATTTTACTGATAGCCGACACAGACCTGAATCATCTTGAAGTTCAGAGTTTGCAACTTTCACATAGAGATCTTGTCTGTTGTTAACAACATCAGAGACTTGCTTTAAATTCAGTAGAGCTCCACTCCACATTGAGCACAAACTACCAACATTGGCATAAGCtatacagaagcaattctccaagCAAGCTGATTTGCATTCTTCCACAGTAAGCTGCTGTTCTTCCGAGTTATTAGGTGGATTCAAGTTTGAAATTCTTAAAAATCCATTCTTCTTCCCTTTTGGTGAAGTATTGTTTTCACACAACAGAGGGGCTTTCCTTTCACAACCACGCATTCCACCATTTATCCTGtcattttcatttgaaaatggaACAAAACCTTGCAAACATGTGCAAGAGGATGGTGGACTACTGCTGGAGTAACTGAAATCCCCACAATATGCGTAAACATCAGATTGTTCCCTAGGTAGAGAAAAAGTTTCACTCCACGTTTGATGGCCACGCAAAGCTGTAAGCTGTTTGAGCTGTCCAGATACATCCATTACTAGTCTTGAAAGTATGATTTTATTGAAGAGAGAGTAAGTGTAATAGGTCTCATTTGGGGTTGAGACCAGAGTGAATTTAGATGTGTAGCTGAATTCAGGAACAGATGCAAAAACTTCACCTGTCCAGGTTCCAGTACTACAGTATCTTGCAGACATGTTCCATTCCAGGAACAGCTGACCTCCTGATGTATCTTTGTCCATCACAAAGGAGTAAATCCCAGGTGAAGGATCTTCtgaatttttccatgaaataaGACGTTGCGGTTCCCAAGATGAAGCAGGAAGTATCCTCAAGCCCAATTTGCCTTCAGGAAGCCATGTATCAGTAGGATTATCAAAACTTTGCCAAAAGATTGTAGATGGCTCTGAACTTTCTCTGAGTACAAAGTTTCCAGTGTTAAGAAGCACTGCTTCGATTGAACTTGGTTGTGATAGTACCAAATTTGTTGACCACAAAATTTCAGACTCATCACGCAATACTAGATTGCCGTCCTCAGATATCTCAAGCTTTGA from Coffea eugenioides isolate CCC68of chromosome 8, Ceug_1.0, whole genome shotgun sequence encodes the following:
- the LOC113781058 gene encoding cadmium-induced protein AS8, with protein sequence MIIKGLFRRYQRWNPVHPTLGAFWGMGLGIGCGVGWGPGFGPEVIGYVGAGCGAGFCVGITLAGIGIGLPANYVYTLPYNALVAARTGALGIAESNSVRSMKNVAGDGWSNLRGTIPGLQQKGSQMLPGFGIRNPLENMLDISNVKNAIFSSSTPMMNELQRIRSHFFPPHKGSKE
- the LOC113781056 gene encoding growth-regulating factor 4-like isoform X1, with the translated sequence MSGTSSTSVVTVASAGGGGVGEGLGVGAGGGCYYRPPFTAVQWQELEHQAMIYKYLNAGLPVPPELVVPIRRSFEALSSRFFHHPSLGYCSYYGKKFDPEPGRCRRTDGKKWRCSKDAYPDSKYCERHMHRGRNRSRKPVESHSASQSLSTAMPHMAAGSSSSSGIFQNSGTGSFHNMPLYSVANSEGLYSGSNVTKFQLEPVSYGGDNKEYRYIHGLTPDADQHNFSPEASGSVGSLGVGSDVGNTWRLLPSQVPSSPMLKSKSDAHTLGHSSDLHIAHAFDPMMDARLSKQRQQHCFFGSEIGSPGPGKQEPHSMRPFFDEWPTTKESWSNLDDAGSNKNTFSTTQLSISIPMAHAEFSSKNSRSPDGEEFSSWTKHDLPRL
- the LOC113781742 gene encoding receptor-like serine/threonine-protein kinase SD1-8; the protein is MFSAVYFLLLCFAVKFCLSIAVETISFGQSLSGSQTIVSQDGTFELGFFSTGGKSNNTYLGIWYRDFAEKTTVWVANREKPISNTSRSSKLEISEDGNLVLRDESEILWSTNLVLSQPSSIEAVLLNTGNFVLRESSEPSTIFWQSFDNPTDTWLPEGKLGLRILPASSWEPQRLISWKNSEDPSPGIYSFVMDKDTSGGQLFLEWNMSARYCSTGTWTGEVFASVPEFSYTSKFTLVSTPNETYYTYSLFNKIILSRLVMDVSGQLKQLTALRGHQTWSETFSLPREQSDVYAYCGDFSYSSSSPPSSCTCLQGFVPFSNENDRINGGMRGCERKAPLLCENNTSPKGKKNGFLRISNLNPPNNSEEQQLTVEECKSACLENCFCIAYANVGSLCSMWSGALLNLKQVSDVVNNRQDLYVKVANSELQDDSGDKKRLMVIVAVVVSLVGPALGGLLIFGARKIKRRGHGKKDSSQDLLSFDFSSSNHAIDNQVKNVNNAREGSKNDFDLPLFSYASVSAATSNFSAGNKLGEGGFGPVYKGKTLKGQEIAVKRLSTRSGQGLQEFRNEILLIAKLQHRNLVRLLGCCIEHDENILVYEYMPNKSLDFSLFDPKKQVSLEWETRICIIEGIAQGLLYLHQYSRLRIIHRDLKASNILLDSEMNPKISDFGMARIFGGNNSEANTKRIVGTYGYMAPEYALDGIFSIKSDVFSFGVLVLEIVSGKKNTGFYNSNALNLIGHAWDLWILNRALELLDPSLGCPPAVAVQRCINIGLLCVQENPNDRPTMSNVVSMLCNEVVALPPPKQPAFAARRNVIKANSTSSNAQSVSVNGLTFSSLEPR
- the LOC113781056 gene encoding growth-regulating factor 4-like isoform X2, which encodes MSGTSSTSVVTVASAGGGGVGEGLGVGAGGGCYYRPPFTAVQWQELEHQAMIYKYLNAGLPVPPELVVPIRRSFEALSSRFFHHPSLGYCSYYGKKFDPEPGRCRRTDGKKWRCSKDAYPDSKYCERHMHRGRNRSRKPVESHSASQSLSTAMPHMAAGSSSSSGIFQNSGTGSFHNMPLYSVANSEGLYSGSNVTKFQLEPVSYGGDNKEYRYIHGLTPDADQHNFSPEASGSVGSLGVGSDVGNTWRLLPSQVPSSPMLKSKSDAHTLGHSSDLHIAHAFDPMMDARLSKQRQQHCFFGSEIGSPGPGKQEPHSMRPFFDEWPTTKESWSNLDDAGSNKNTFSTTQLSISIPMAHAEFSSKNSRSPDDA